Proteins from a single region of Rhodovibrio salinarum DSM 9154:
- a CDS encoding NAD(P)H-dependent oxidoreductase: MNLYRMLRQRAQAGRPVTVGLIGAGKFGTMFLAQARQTPGLHVLGVADTNPKSAHGALSEGGFTPDRLADGFDAARRDGTTAVVEDADRLIAADGLDVVVEATGNPAAGIRHARACVAHGRHLVNVNVEADALCGPLLAREFSQAGLVYSLAYGDQPAIICELVDWARACGLPVIAAGKGTKYLETFHLSTPDTVWDLYGIARETAERAGMNAQMFNSFIDGTKSGIEMAAVANACDLGVPPDGLAFPPCSVDDLAHVLRPPEVGGRLHHAGQVEVVSSLERDGRPIDRDLRWGVYVTFAAPSNYTRACFREYGLVTDVSGTYSALYRPYHLIGLELGISVASAALRGEPTGAPETFRGDVVAVAKRDLKAGERLDGEGGYCVWGRLMPAEDSLASGALPIGLAHGLTLTQDVPQGTAVPRAAVQLDLTDCAVAARAEMERAFAPQQVAR; this comes from the coding sequence ATGAATCTGTATCGCATGCTGCGTCAGCGCGCACAGGCGGGCCGGCCGGTGACGGTCGGCCTGATCGGGGCGGGCAAGTTCGGCACGATGTTCCTGGCCCAGGCGCGTCAGACGCCGGGCCTGCACGTTCTCGGCGTCGCCGACACGAATCCGAAAAGCGCCCACGGTGCGCTCAGCGAGGGCGGCTTTACGCCCGACCGGCTGGCCGATGGCTTTGACGCCGCCCGGCGGGACGGCACCACGGCGGTGGTCGAGGACGCCGACCGTTTGATCGCCGCCGACGGGCTGGACGTGGTGGTCGAGGCGACCGGCAACCCCGCAGCCGGGATTCGGCACGCCCGCGCCTGCGTGGCGCACGGCCGGCACCTGGTCAACGTCAACGTCGAAGCCGACGCGTTGTGTGGGCCGCTGCTGGCGCGCGAGTTCAGCCAAGCAGGTTTGGTGTACTCGCTGGCCTACGGCGATCAGCCGGCGATCATCTGCGAACTGGTGGACTGGGCGCGGGCCTGCGGTCTGCCGGTGATCGCGGCCGGTAAGGGCACGAAGTATCTGGAGACCTTCCACCTCTCCACGCCCGACACGGTTTGGGACCTCTATGGCATCGCGCGCGAGACGGCCGAGCGCGCCGGCATGAACGCGCAGATGTTCAACTCCTTCATCGACGGCACCAAGTCCGGGATCGAGATGGCCGCGGTCGCCAACGCCTGCGACCTGGGCGTGCCGCCGGACGGGCTTGCCTTCCCGCCCTGTTCGGTTGACGACCTCGCGCACGTGCTGCGCCCGCCGGAGGTGGGCGGTCGGCTGCATCATGCCGGACAGGTCGAGGTGGTTTCCTCGCTGGAACGCGACGGCCGGCCGATCGACCGCGACCTGCGCTGGGGCGTCTACGTTACCTTTGCCGCGCCCAGCAACTACACCCGGGCCTGTTTCCGCGAATATGGCCTGGTGACCGACGTTTCCGGCACCTACAGCGCGCTCTATCGGCCCTATCACCTGATCGGGCTGGAACTCGGCATCTCGGTCGCGAGCGCCGCGCTGCGCGGGGAGCCGACCGGCGCGCCCGAGACCTTCCGCGGCGACGTCGTCGCGGTCGCCAAGCGCGACCTCAAGGCGGGCGAGCGCCTGGACGGCGAGGGCGGTTATTGTGTCTGGGGCCGGCTGATGCCGGCGGAGGACAGCTTGGCGAGCGGGGCTTTGCCGATCGGGCTGGCGCACGGCCTGACCCTGACTCAGGATGTACCGCAGGGCACCGCCGTGCCGCGCGCGGCCGTGCAGCTCGATCTGACCGATTGCGCCGTTGCCGCCCGCGCGGAAATGGAACGGGCCTTCGCCCCGCAGCAGGTCGCGCGGTAG
- a CDS encoding DUF6494 family protein: protein MNEETFNIEVRKFLKKVGVTSQREIEKAVREAIEDGRLTGDETIKANVKLTVEKLDVDVDIDGAIELE, encoded by the coding sequence ATGAACGAGGAAACCTTCAACATCGAGGTTCGGAAGTTCCTGAAGAAGGTTGGCGTGACCTCGCAGCGCGAGATCGAGAAGGCCGTGCGCGAAGCCATCGAGGACGGTCGCCTGACCGGCGACGAGACGATCAAGGCGAACGTCAAGCTGACGGTCGAGAAGCTGGACGTGGACGTCGACATCGACGGCGCGATCGAGCTGGAGTAG
- a CDS encoding UbiH/UbiF/VisC/COQ6 family ubiquinone biosynthesis hydroxylase — translation MVQSTSSSSTPPRANETGAETLHAEVLVAGGGLVGATLASALASAGIETVVVDQESPDDVLKMGFDGRASAIAAGSRHMMEAIGLWDLVAEQAQPILDIMVTDGRIGRPKSPLHLHYDHREVGEAMGHIVENRVMRQGQQRLLPSFERLTVLAPVGVERVVRTTSHATATLSDGRKVRARLIAGCDGRGSPLRQSAGIRTARWTYDQAGIVATLEHDADHAGTAHEHFLPSGPFAMLPMVDGPDGAHRSSIVWTEKKRLADHFYGLDTDAFAREVLRRFGTDYGDVREAGPRFKYPLSGLHAERYIDTRLALVGDSAHAIHPIAGQGLNLGLRDVAALAECIVDARRLGLDVGNPDVLRRYQRWRRPDNLILVAATHTLDHLFSNDLGPVRLARDLGLAGVNRVGPMKKLFMQHAMGTLGDLPRLIRGEPL, via the coding sequence ATGGTTCAGAGCACTTCCTCTTCGAGCACGCCCCCACGCGCGAACGAAACCGGCGCCGAGACACTGCACGCCGAGGTGCTGGTGGCCGGCGGCGGCCTGGTCGGCGCAACCCTGGCCAGCGCGCTCGCCTCCGCCGGCATCGAAACGGTCGTGGTCGACCAGGAGAGCCCGGACGACGTCCTCAAGATGGGTTTCGACGGCCGCGCCTCGGCGATCGCCGCGGGATCGCGCCACATGATGGAGGCGATCGGCCTGTGGGATCTGGTCGCCGAGCAGGCACAGCCGATCCTGGACATCATGGTGACCGACGGCCGAATCGGCCGTCCCAAATCGCCGCTGCACCTGCACTACGACCACCGCGAGGTCGGCGAGGCGATGGGCCACATCGTCGAGAACCGGGTGATGCGCCAGGGCCAGCAGCGCCTGCTGCCGAGTTTCGAGCGCCTGACCGTGCTCGCCCCGGTGGGCGTCGAGCGGGTCGTGCGCACCACCAGCCACGCCACCGCGACGCTGAGCGACGGACGCAAGGTGCGCGCGCGCTTGATCGCGGGCTGCGACGGCCGCGGCTCGCCGCTGCGCCAGTCGGCCGGCATCCGGACCGCGCGCTGGACCTACGACCAGGCAGGCATCGTCGCCACGCTGGAGCACGATGCCGATCACGCAGGCACCGCGCACGAGCACTTCCTGCCGTCTGGCCCGTTCGCCATGCTGCCGATGGTCGACGGCCCGGACGGCGCGCATCGTTCCTCCATCGTCTGGACCGAGAAGAAGCGCCTGGCCGACCACTTCTATGGCCTGGACACGGACGCGTTCGCCCGCGAAGTGCTGCGTCGCTTCGGCACCGACTACGGCGATGTCCGCGAGGCCGGCCCACGGTTCAAGTATCCGCTCTCCGGCCTGCACGCCGAACGCTACATCGACACCCGCCTGGCGCTGGTCGGCGACAGCGCGCACGCCATCCACCCGATCGCGGGCCAGGGCCTGAATCTCGGCCTGCGTGACGTGGCGGCACTGGCCGAGTGCATCGTCGACGCCCGGCGGCTGGGGCTGGATGTCGGCAATCCCGACGTGCTGCGCCGCTATCAGCGCTGGCGCCGGCCGGATAACCTGATCCTGGTCGCCGCCACGCACACGCTCGACCATCTGTTCTCCAACGACCTGGGACCGGTGCGCCTGGCCCGCGACCTGGGCCTGGCCGGGGTCAACCGGGTGGGCCCGATGAAGAAGCTGTTCATGCAGCACGCGATGGGAACCCTGGGCGACCTGCCGCGGCTAATCCGCGGCGAGCCACTGTGA
- a CDS encoding MerR family transcriptional regulator, whose product MRIGEISDRSGISIRMLRFYEAEGLLRPHRTEKGYRDYSQDDLEEARLIRQLAEAGLTVEAMHDLLPCIISPEPTFHPCDRLRARLESEVAKLDRKLSDIERSRAQIAAYLAGLPRGDQSDTASLQSETA is encoded by the coding sequence ATGCGGATCGGCGAAATTTCGGATCGGAGTGGCATCAGCATCCGGATGCTGCGCTTCTATGAAGCAGAAGGGCTTCTCCGGCCGCACCGGACAGAAAAAGGCTACAGGGACTATTCCCAAGACGATCTAGAGGAGGCGCGCCTCATCCGGCAGCTGGCCGAGGCTGGGCTAACGGTCGAGGCGATGCATGATCTGTTGCCCTGCATCATCAGTCCGGAGCCGACTTTCCACCCCTGTGATCGGCTGCGCGCCCGGCTGGAGTCTGAGGTGGCTAAGCTCGACCGAAAGCTATCTGATATAGAGCGATCGCGGGCGCAGATCGCCGCCTACCTTGCCGGACTACCTCGCGGAGACCAGAGCGATACTGCGAGCCTCCAATCTGAAACCGCCTGA
- a CDS encoding FtsK/SpoIIIE family DNA translocase: MSTSTRTSRQTSAAEQAARARDGVAGFMKRRLADLLRIAPGLLALVLLVAFVTYNPNDPSPNVAADGPISNLLGWPGAAVSDVVLRTLGLAGFGLVLVLAGWSRRLMLDHELPKWWLRIALLPVALLALAAVLAALPTPVSWTVEGGLGGFAGVLAMRSLIDLTGLGLTTPAVVCALVGLAALHYTGGLRRTDWQAVAAAFGRLTGRSAERVSGAIQSGRAMNERRKASRAAGAESEAETDEPKPGLAARVSALISQFKSDDAAPADAPRTARREPQLVAGGAGAPEAAPEPEQPAPAKRGRRAPQIDDTPEPPVAEDDEVAAPEPPRKQTQVEPRAPKAQPSKKAAKDDQQRFRFGEDGFELPPLSLLGHVDPEDKGGPSRDALEKNARLLEQVLQDFGVKGEIVKVRPGPVVTRYELEPAPGTKTSRVVGLADDIARSMAAVSVRVAVVPGSSVIGIELPNKQREKVGLRELLSSEEFEKDGGSLPLTLGKDISGNPTIVDLAKMPHLLIAGTTGSGKSVAVNAMLLSLLYRLPPERCRMILIDPKMLELSVYDDIPHLLSPVVTDPKKAVVALKWTVREMEDRYRAMSKLGVRNIAGYNQRVEQARQNGEVLTRKVQTGFDPDTGQPIHEEQPFDLEPLPHIVVVVDEMADLMLVAGKEIEQTVQRLAQMARAAGIHVIMATQRPSVDVITGTIKANFPTRISFHVTSKIDSRTILGETGAEQLLGMGDMLYMAHGGRITRVHGPFVADNEVEEVVAHLKAQAAPDYVEDVTEEDESSGSVLPGSGDSGGDGGENDLYRQAVQVVCHHKKASTSFVQRQLAIGYNRAARLIERMESEGIVSPANHVGKREILDEHASERV; encoded by the coding sequence GTGAGTACGAGCACCCGAACCAGCCGTCAGACCAGCGCTGCCGAGCAGGCCGCGCGCGCCCGCGACGGCGTTGCCGGCTTCATGAAGCGCCGGCTCGCCGACCTGTTGCGGATTGCGCCGGGCCTCCTGGCGCTCGTCCTGCTGGTCGCCTTCGTGACCTACAACCCGAACGATCCCAGCCCGAACGTTGCCGCAGATGGACCGATCTCCAACCTGCTCGGCTGGCCCGGTGCGGCGGTTTCGGACGTCGTGCTGCGCACGCTGGGGCTGGCCGGTTTCGGACTGGTGCTGGTGCTGGCCGGCTGGTCGCGCCGGCTGATGCTGGACCACGAATTGCCCAAGTGGTGGCTGCGTATCGCCTTGCTGCCGGTGGCGCTGCTTGCGCTCGCGGCGGTGCTGGCCGCGCTGCCCACGCCCGTTAGCTGGACGGTCGAGGGTGGCCTCGGCGGCTTCGCGGGGGTGCTCGCGATGCGCTCGCTGATCGACCTGACTGGTCTGGGACTGACCACCCCGGCGGTGGTTTGCGCGCTGGTTGGGCTGGCGGCGCTGCATTACACCGGCGGCCTGCGTCGGACGGACTGGCAGGCGGTCGCCGCCGCTTTCGGCCGTTTGACCGGACGCAGCGCCGAGCGGGTTTCCGGCGCGATCCAATCCGGGCGGGCGATGAACGAACGGCGCAAAGCGAGCCGCGCGGCCGGTGCCGAGTCGGAGGCTGAAACGGACGAACCCAAGCCGGGCTTGGCAGCGCGCGTCAGCGCGTTGATCAGCCAGTTCAAATCGGACGATGCGGCGCCGGCCGATGCCCCACGGACAGCCCGGCGCGAACCGCAACTGGTCGCCGGCGGCGCCGGCGCGCCAGAGGCCGCGCCAGAACCCGAGCAGCCGGCCCCGGCGAAGCGGGGCCGTCGCGCGCCGCAGATCGACGATACCCCAGAGCCACCCGTCGCGGAGGATGACGAGGTCGCTGCGCCGGAGCCGCCGCGCAAGCAAACCCAGGTCGAGCCGCGCGCGCCCAAGGCGCAGCCGTCCAAGAAGGCGGCGAAGGACGACCAGCAGCGCTTCCGTTTCGGCGAGGACGGTTTCGAGTTGCCGCCGCTGTCGCTGCTCGGTCACGTCGATCCGGAGGACAAGGGCGGGCCGTCGCGCGACGCGCTGGAGAAGAACGCGCGTCTGCTGGAGCAGGTGCTGCAGGACTTCGGCGTGAAGGGCGAGATCGTGAAGGTCCGCCCCGGCCCGGTGGTCACCCGCTACGAGCTGGAGCCCGCGCCCGGCACCAAGACCAGCCGCGTGGTCGGGTTGGCCGACGATATCGCCCGCTCGATGGCGGCGGTCAGCGTGCGCGTGGCGGTCGTGCCCGGCAGCTCGGTGATCGGCATCGAGTTGCCGAACAAGCAGCGCGAGAAGGTTGGGCTGCGCGAGCTGTTGTCCAGCGAGGAGTTCGAGAAGGACGGTGGTTCGCTGCCGCTGACGCTGGGTAAGGACATTTCCGGCAATCCCACGATCGTCGATCTGGCGAAGATGCCGCACCTGCTGATCGCGGGTACGACCGGTTCGGGCAAGTCGGTGGCGGTCAACGCCATGCTGCTTAGCCTGCTCTACCGGCTGCCGCCGGAGCGCTGCCGGATGATCCTGATCGATCCCAAGATGCTGGAGCTGTCGGTCTACGATGACATTCCGCATCTGCTCTCGCCGGTGGTGACCGATCCGAAGAAGGCGGTGGTCGCGCTCAAGTGGACGGTGCGCGAGATGGAGGACCGCTACCGGGCGATGTCCAAGCTCGGGGTGCGCAACATCGCCGGCTACAACCAGCGGGTCGAGCAGGCGCGCCAGAACGGCGAGGTCCTGACCCGCAAGGTGCAGACCGGTTTCGACCCGGACACTGGCCAGCCGATCCACGAGGAACAGCCGTTCGATCTGGAGCCGCTGCCGCACATCGTCGTCGTGGTCGACGAGATGGCAGACCTGATGCTGGTCGCCGGCAAGGAGATCGAGCAGACCGTGCAGCGCCTGGCACAGATGGCGCGTGCGGCCGGCATCCACGTCATCATGGCGACCCAGCGCCCGTCGGTCGACGTGATCACCGGCACGATCAAGGCGAACTTCCCAACCCGGATATCCTTCCACGTCACCTCCAAGATCGACAGCCGGACGATCCTGGGCGAAACCGGCGCGGAGCAACTACTGGGCATGGGCGACATGCTCTACATGGCCCATGGCGGGCGGATCACCCGCGTGCACGGGCCGTTCGTCGCCGACAACGAGGTCGAGGAGGTGGTCGCCCACCTGAAGGCGCAGGCCGCCCCGGACTATGTCGAGGACGTCACGGAGGAGGACGAGAGTAGCGGGTCGGTGCTGCCGGGCAGCGGCGACTCCGGCGGCGACGGCGGCGAGAACGACCTCTACCGTCAGGCCGTCCAGGTGGTCTGCCACCACAAGAAGGCATCGACCTCGTTCGTCCAGCGTCAGCTCGCGATCGGCTACAACCGCGCAGCCCGCCTGATCGAGCGGATGGAGAGCGAGGGCATCGTTTCGCCCGCCAACCACGTCGGCAAGCGCGAAATCCTGGACGAACACGCCAGCGAGCGGGTGTAA
- a CDS encoding aminotransferase class I/II-fold pyridoxal phosphate-dependent enzyme produces MVAAVSSSRRDVQAFHPFLKLNRLLDGVAPGRSPAPDGAPINLQVGEPQNDPPALIDRALTDAKGWQKYPPPRGTDAFRQACTDWLARRYPAAAGLIGPGRAVDPARQPLPLPGTREGLFFAALSTVGGGRDVVLLANPFYHVYAGAALAAGATPVFVPATAATGFMPDFASLDAGTLDRTALAFLNSPSNPQGAVADTDKLVAAIRTARAHGFVLALDECYTEIYDTTPPPGALEAAAKLAGSAGTPDLSQLLIFHSLSKRSSAAGLRCGFAVGDPRLVDQLDATLRVGGAGVSLPILGAGAALWRDDDHVEANRARYRANFDAAERALASTGANVRPQAGFFLWLDVGDGEAAAKRLWQEAGLRVLPGAYMAVDDADGNNPGAPYIRVALVYEPEVTERALTRLGEVIWGGAPAARLG; encoded by the coding sequence ATGGTCGCCGCCGTCAGCAGTTCCCGGCGGGATGTTCAGGCGTTCCACCCCTTCCTGAAGCTGAACCGGCTGCTGGACGGCGTGGCGCCGGGGCGCTCGCCCGCGCCCGACGGCGCGCCGATCAACCTGCAGGTGGGGGAGCCGCAGAACGATCCGCCGGCGCTGATCGATCGGGCGTTGACGGACGCCAAGGGGTGGCAGAAGTACCCGCCGCCCCGCGGCACCGACGCCTTTCGGCAGGCCTGCACCGACTGGTTGGCCCGCCGCTACCCAGCCGCCGCCGGACTGATCGGGCCGGGGCGGGCGGTCGATCCCGCGCGTCAGCCGCTGCCGCTGCCCGGAACGCGCGAGGGCCTGTTCTTCGCCGCGCTCTCCACCGTGGGCGGTGGGCGCGATGTCGTGCTGTTGGCGAATCCTTTCTACCACGTCTATGCCGGGGCGGCGCTCGCCGCCGGGGCGACCCCGGTGTTCGTCCCGGCGACGGCTGCAACCGGCTTCATGCCCGACTTCGCCAGCCTGGACGCCGGCACGCTCGACCGCACGGCGCTTGCCTTCCTGAATTCGCCGTCGAACCCGCAAGGCGCGGTCGCGGATACCGACAAGCTGGTCGCGGCGATTCGAACCGCCCGGGCCCACGGCTTCGTGCTGGCGCTGGACGAATGCTATACGGAGATCTACGACACCACCCCGCCGCCGGGCGCGCTCGAAGCCGCTGCCAAGCTGGCAGGCAGCGCGGGCACGCCCGATCTTAGCCAATTGCTCATCTTCCATTCGCTATCCAAGCGCTCGAGCGCAGCCGGGCTGCGCTGCGGATTCGCCGTCGGCGACCCGCGGCTGGTTGATCAGCTGGATGCCACCTTGCGCGTCGGCGGGGCGGGCGTCTCGCTGCCGATTCTGGGCGCCGGCGCCGCGCTTTGGCGGGACGACGATCACGTCGAGGCGAATCGCGCGCGCTACCGCGCCAACTTCGACGCGGCGGAGCGGGCGCTGGCATCCACCGGCGCCAACGTGCGGCCGCAGGCGGGCTTCTTCCTGTGGCTCGACGTCGGCGATGGGGAGGCGGCTGCCAAGCGCCTTTGGCAAGAGGCGGGACTGCGCGTGCTGCCCGGGGCCTACATGGCCGTGGACGACGCGGACGGGAACAATCCGGGCGCGCCCTACATCCGGGTCGCTCTGGTGTACGAGCCGGAGGTCACGGAACGTGCACTCACGCGTCTTGGTGAGGTGATCTGGGGCGGCGCTCCGGCGGCGCGTCTGGGCTAG
- a CDS encoding P-II family nitrogen regulator: MKMVMAIIKPFKLDEVREALTGLGIEGLTVSEVKGYGRQKGQTEIYRGAEYAVNFLPKVKIELVLPDDRVESAVEAVSKAANTGRIGDGKIFVFDVSHAVRIRTGETDSDAL, encoded by the coding sequence ATGAAAATGGTTATGGCGATCATCAAGCCCTTCAAGCTCGACGAGGTCCGTGAGGCCCTGACCGGTCTGGGCATCGAGGGTCTGACGGTCAGCGAGGTGAAGGGCTACGGCCGTCAGAAGGGCCAGACGGAAATCTATCGCGGTGCGGAGTACGCCGTGAATTTCCTGCCCAAGGTCAAGATCGAGCTGGTGCTGCCCGATGACCGGGTGGAAAGCGCGGTCGAGGCGGTCAGCAAGGCCGCTAACACCGGCCGGATTGGGGACGGCAAGATCTTCGTTTTCGACGTGTCTCACGCCGTGCGCATCCGCACCGGCGAAACCGATAGCGACGCGCTTTAA
- the amt gene encoding ammonium transporter: MSVLRKSAAVLGLAALGGVGLAVPAHAEVSGETAFVFNTFSFLVSGFLVMWMAAGFAMLESGLVRSKNTATICLKNIALYAIAGIMYYLIGYALMYVDVSGYIGSFSLFYNTSEAELALINGTGGEETLQSVVDNGYSVMSDWFFQMVFVATAASIVSGTVAERIKLWPFLVFVVVLTGVLYPIQGSWTWGGGWLAEMGFSDFAGSTIVHSVGGWAALTGALILGARRGKYGADGSVHPMPGANLPLATLGTFILWLGWFGFNGGSQLALGSALDASAMAIVYVNTNLAAAAGVVAAMLLTQILYKKVDLTMALNGAIAGLVSITAGPDLQNHFLAIIVGAIGGILVVLAVPMLDKLKIDDVVGAISAHLVAGIWGTLAVGIFGGGDLVVQIIGIVAIGVFMTVTSAILWLVLKYTIGLRVDEEAEVNGLDQAELGLEAYPEFGRGSQTV; encoded by the coding sequence ATGAGCGTCCTGCGCAAATCCGCGGCCGTGCTTGGCCTTGCCGCCCTCGGCGGCGTCGGCCTCGCGGTCCCGGCTCATGCAGAAGTCAGCGGCGAGACCGCATTCGTCTTCAACACTTTCAGCTTCCTGGTCAGCGGCTTCCTCGTGATGTGGATGGCCGCCGGCTTCGCCATGCTCGAATCGGGGCTGGTGCGCTCCAAGAACACGGCGACGATCTGCCTGAAGAACATCGCGCTCTACGCGATCGCCGGCATCATGTACTACCTGATCGGCTACGCGCTGATGTACGTCGACGTTTCCGGGTACATCGGCTCGTTCAGCCTGTTCTACAACACCTCGGAAGCTGAGCTGGCGCTGATCAACGGCACCGGCGGCGAGGAGACGCTGCAGTCGGTCGTCGACAACGGCTACTCGGTGATGTCCGACTGGTTCTTCCAGATGGTGTTCGTCGCCACCGCCGCGTCGATCGTCTCCGGCACGGTCGCCGAGCGGATCAAGCTCTGGCCGTTCCTGGTCTTCGTCGTGGTGCTGACCGGTGTGCTGTACCCGATCCAGGGCTCCTGGACCTGGGGCGGCGGCTGGCTCGCCGAGATGGGCTTCTCCGACTTCGCCGGTTCGACGATCGTTCACTCCGTGGGCGGTTGGGCCGCGTTGACCGGGGCGCTGATCTTGGGTGCGCGCCGGGGTAAGTACGGCGCGGACGGTTCCGTACACCCGATGCCGGGCGCCAACCTGCCGCTCGCCACGCTGGGCACGTTCATCCTCTGGCTCGGCTGGTTCGGTTTCAACGGCGGCTCGCAGCTCGCCTTGGGCTCGGCGCTCGACGCCAGCGCGATGGCGATCGTCTACGTCAACACCAACCTGGCTGCCGCCGCCGGCGTGGTCGCCGCGATGCTGCTGACGCAGATCCTCTACAAGAAGGTCGACCTGACGATGGCGCTGAACGGCGCGATCGCCGGTCTGGTCTCGATCACCGCGGGCCCGGACCTGCAGAACCACTTCCTGGCGATCATCGTCGGGGCGATCGGTGGCATTCTGGTGGTGCTGGCCGTGCCGATGCTCGACAAGCTCAAGATCGACGACGTGGTCGGCGCGATCTCGGCCCACCTGGTCGCCGGTATCTGGGGCACGCTGGCCGTCGGCATCTTCGGCGGCGGGGACCTGGTGGTTCAGATCATCGGCATCGTCGCGATCGGCGTCTTCATGACCGTGACCTCCGCGATCCTCTGGCTGGTGCTGAAGTACACCATCGGACTGCGGGTCGACGAAGAGGCCGAGGTCAATGGCCTCGACCAAGCCGAGCTTGGCCTGGAGGCCTATCCCGAGTTCGGCCGCGGTTCCCAGACGGTGTAA
- a CDS encoding alpha/beta fold hydrolase, which translates to MSKIEYLQQDGARVGYRDDGDGQPLVLVHGTGGDGEANFAGLLPHLPGRRVLRPDYAGSGLTDDPTEVLTLDRLIGQVVAAADHAGFDRFDLAGFSLGSAIATRLAALHPHRVDRLVLIGGFVTGGDPRSQLQFRHWADLARRDPEALARMMLLTGFSHEFLSRIGDIEEVVSDMVKGSNWEGVARQSELDLRVDVSKDLSAIRAPTLVLGNRYDQMIDPVASTVLASGIADAALAWIEGPHLALMEEPGAVAELMRPHLAA; encoded by the coding sequence ATGTCAAAAATCGAATATTTGCAGCAAGATGGCGCGCGAGTTGGCTATCGGGACGACGGAGACGGGCAACCGCTCGTACTCGTTCATGGGACCGGAGGAGATGGCGAGGCCAATTTCGCGGGTCTGCTGCCACATCTGCCGGGCAGACGCGTGCTACGGCCTGACTATGCCGGGTCTGGGCTCACCGATGATCCGACAGAAGTACTGACGCTTGACCGCCTCATCGGGCAGGTGGTTGCGGCGGCAGACCATGCCGGCTTTGATCGCTTCGATCTTGCTGGCTTTTCGCTGGGCTCCGCCATTGCAACCCGGCTTGCAGCCCTTCACCCCCATAGGGTGGACAGGCTCGTGTTGATCGGTGGCTTCGTCACCGGTGGGGACCCGCGTTCGCAACTGCAGTTTCGGCACTGGGCGGATTTGGCTCGCAGAGATCCAGAGGCGCTCGCCCGCATGATGTTGCTGACCGGGTTCAGCCACGAGTTCCTGTCCAGAATCGGAGACATCGAGGAGGTCGTCTCTGACATGGTCAAGGGAAGCAATTGGGAGGGTGTCGCCCGACAGTCAGAGTTGGATTTGAGGGTCGACGTCTCCAAAGACCTCAGTGCGATCAGGGCCCCCACGCTTGTTCTCGGCAACCGGTACGATCAGATGATCGATCCGGTGGCATCAACGGTGCTCGCCAGTGGTATCGCCGACGCGGCTCTCGCCTGGATCGAGGGCCCGCACCTGGCACTGATGGAGGAGCCAGGTGCGGTTGCGGAGCTCATGCGACCTCATCTGGCTGCCTGA